The region GCGCTGCATCGCCGATACCCGGCGCCGCCCACTCGCATCGCGATTCCCCGTATCGATCACCTCCGCAACAATCGTTCCCATCGCGACACTCTACCGCGGAAACTCCGCGCCGCCTACGGGGACGCCGACCGGACACTTACGGACAGCGGAGGCTCTAGTTTCTCGGCTGATGTGGTCGGTTTTCGGTAATTCGCACAGTGCTCTGGCCAAGTCTGCCGGAGGCAGCGAAGCCAGAGCACCGTGCGGACAAAGAAGGTTATAGTCTGTGCGCCACGCTTCAGTCTTATGCTGTGCGTCAGCGATCGTGAAGAACAGATGGACGTTCGGACACTCGTCGCGCTTTTGAATGGTCACTGTTCGCCTGAATAGCAAAAAAGGCCTTCCTCAATAGACGCCGTAGTCAATCCGTCTGAGAAGATTCGCCACATCCTTTCGGCCCTTCTCCGTGCGCATGACCCGTAGCGGCACTTTGCCTCCCAAGCCAACCGCCGGCTCGCAGAGCCAGCGCGCCAAGACAGACGCCGATTCGAAGCAGGAAATGCCTGCCAAAAACACCTCCCGATCGATTCGGCCAATTTGCCTGCGGCAGTGCTCGAGCCTGCGGATTTCAGCCACCAGACTTGCGTCGAGGCGACGCCTTTCGCTTGGGGTGAGCAGGCCGAAGACCTTTGGCGGTGCCTCCGGTCGCTCAGACGTGTTTTTCGTATTCGGTTTCATCATGCCGGCGGAGATGTTAGAGTTCATCCTGTTCCGGAGAGCTGGACCAGGATCGTATTAATGTCTGCCGAACCATGGCGAAGAATCCGTGTGTTGTGATGATCCACATAAAAGCAGCTTCGCACTCAGCCTCGGCCATAGGATGGCGTGCGCCCGCTCTTGGTTGATCTCTGTTTTTGCGACGCCATAACGTGACCGTAGGCGCGGAGCGCGGCGCGGGTCGCAGAGACGACGGCGTGCGAGGTGCCTCCCAATTCATAGCGGGATCTGGTATTTTGAACGGACCCGCTCTAGGTCGACTATCGCCAATCGGGGTGGCCCTCCGCCCTGCAATTCTCCCTGAGGGAAAGTGCGCTCCCAATAGCGTCCGTCATCGGGATCTTGGTAGAGGACTTCCCAGTCCCCCCATTGCTTGCTGGAAGCAATCTTTTTAAGGTGATGCGAGGTCAACCATTCAATGCGCGCAGAGACGGCATCTGCCTGCAATGTGTTGTCTTTCTGTATCCAAGCGCCCGAAAGATCGTGCTCGTTCGGCTGTAGTTTCATAGATATGCTTTTAGTGGACCTCGGTGATCGTTGCCTTTTCCGGGATTGGCCCATTTGGAACGACAAATTCACTAGCCTTTCCGGCGGTCTGCCCTTTTCCGACAAAACCTGGATTTGTTCGATTTATTGGCGTAGCCAGCCCTTCTGGCGTAGGAAACTCGATGACTTTGAACCCAGTTGGGCTCTCAGGAATG is a window of Opitutia bacterium DNA encoding:
- a CDS encoding transposase; this translates as MTIQKRDECPNVHLFFTIADAQHKTEAWRTDYNLLCPHGALASLPPADLARALCELPKTDHISRETRASAVRKCPVGVPVGGAEFPR
- a CDS encoding DUF2384 domain-containing protein, with protein sequence MNSNISAGMMKPNTKNTSERPEAPPKVFGLLTPSERRRLDASLVAEIRRLEHCRRQIGRIDREVFLAGISCFESASVLARWLCEPAVGLGGKVPLRVMRTEKGRKDVANLLRRIDYGVY